Proteins encoded in a region of the Puniceibacterium sp. IMCC21224 genome:
- a CDS encoding major capsid protein, which produces MTTMDIFEGDAFTIIELTRALENIPFKPAILSGASLFSPRGVRSRTVVIESRDGTLSLIPFSERGSAAEQQVPERRDMRAFVCRQFKKQDVLWASEIQGIRDFGSESATQQVQSEVARKLGRLRQDAEATFEYHLLNGIQGIVKDPKDSATVINYFTEFGITPATEIDFDLDNATPGSGALRKRCQALIESVEDSMGGLAAGAVQVRAECGSAFFADLIAHKEVRETYLNTAAAADLRGRVADEVSFGGITFRRYRGGAGFGVPTDKAFFYPEGVEGLFEIYHAPADTFETVNTLGLPLYARTIPDRDRDEWVRLEIESNPLPICTRPQVLRSARRT; this is translated from the coding sequence ATGACCACCATGGATATCTTCGAAGGCGATGCCTTCACCATCATCGAGCTTACCCGCGCGCTGGAAAACATCCCCTTCAAGCCCGCGATCCTATCGGGTGCCAGCCTGTTCTCGCCGCGCGGCGTGCGCTCGCGCACCGTCGTGATCGAGAGCCGGGACGGCACGCTGTCGCTGATCCCGTTCTCCGAACGCGGCTCGGCGGCCGAGCAACAGGTTCCCGAGCGTCGCGACATGCGCGCCTTTGTGTGCCGCCAGTTCAAGAAACAGGACGTACTCTGGGCTTCGGAAATTCAGGGCATTCGTGACTTCGGCTCGGAAAGCGCCACCCAGCAGGTGCAAAGCGAGGTCGCCCGAAAGCTTGGCCGTCTGCGCCAGGATGCCGAAGCGACATTCGAATATCACCTGCTGAACGGCATTCAGGGGATCGTGAAAGACCCCAAGGATAGCGCCACGGTGATCAATTACTTCACCGAGTTCGGTATCACGCCCGCCACCGAGATCGACTTCGATCTGGACAATGCGACCCCGGGCTCTGGCGCGCTGCGCAAGCGCTGCCAGGCGCTGATCGAAAGCGTCGAAGACAGCATGGGCGGGCTCGCCGCCGGGGCCGTGCAGGTTCGTGCCGAATGCGGGTCGGCCTTCTTCGCCGATCTTATCGCCCACAAGGAAGTGCGCGAGACCTATCTCAACACAGCCGCCGCTGCCGATCTGCGCGGCCGGGTTGCCGACGAGGTCAGCTTTGGCGGCATTACCTTCCGTCGCTACCGAGGTGGGGCGGGCTTCGGTGTGCCGACCGACAAGGCCTTCTTCTACCCCGAAGGCGTCGAGGGGTTGTTCGAGATTTACCATGCCCCGGCGGATACGTTCGAGACGGTCAATACTCTGGGCCTGCCGCTTTACGCGCGCACGATCCCTGATAGGGACCGTGACGAATGGGTGCGGCTCGAAATCGAGAGCAACCCGCTGCCGATCTGCACTCGACCGCAGGTGTTGCGCTCGGCGCGGCGGACGTGA
- a CDS encoding phage head-tail joining protein produces the protein MSTIAELRARRETLAVQRSSGVARVSYDGKTVDYRSVAEIDRAIEALDREIAAAEGRRIVRQVRVTTTKGL, from the coding sequence ATGTCTACGATTGCCGAGCTCCGTGCCCGCCGCGAGACCTTGGCCGTTCAGCGTTCCTCTGGCGTGGCGCGTGTCAGTTACGACGGAAAGACGGTGGACTATCGCAGCGTCGCGGAAATCGACCGGGCCATCGAGGCGCTTGACCGCGAGATCGCGGCTGCTGAAGGACGGCGGATCGTTCGGCAGGTGCGTGTCACGACGACGAAGGGGCTCTGA
- a CDS encoding phage tail tube protein: protein MGRAQGARAQMALAFETTYGMPPVGGFTKMPFASTSLGAEQPLLNSELLGYGRDPLAPIKDAVTADGDVVVPLDAEAFGFWLKAAFGDPTTTGTGPWTHEFQSGSWTLPSMSIETGMPEVPRFAMYSGCVLDQINWQMQRSGLLTATARLVAQGETVGTTTNAGTPAALELQRFGHFNGAITRNGTALGNVVSADITYANNLDRIETIRSDGRIDGADPSIAALTGSIEVRFADQTLVTQAINGDPCELEFAYVLPSGESFTFTVHAVYLPRPRIEISGPQGVQATFDWQAARDSTIGRMCTATLINDIEVY from the coding sequence ATGGGACGAGCCCAAGGGGCGCGGGCGCAGATGGCGCTTGCGTTCGAGACGACCTATGGAATGCCGCCCGTGGGCGGTTTCACGAAGATGCCCTTCGCCAGCACCTCGCTCGGCGCAGAGCAGCCGCTGCTGAACTCAGAACTGCTAGGCTACGGGCGTGATCCGCTAGCGCCGATCAAGGATGCGGTGACGGCCGATGGCGATGTGGTCGTGCCGCTCGACGCAGAAGCCTTTGGGTTCTGGCTGAAGGCGGCATTTGGTGACCCAACCACGACCGGAACCGGCCCCTGGACGCATGAATTCCAGTCGGGGTCATGGACGCTGCCCAGCATGTCCATCGAGACCGGCATGCCCGAGGTACCACGCTTTGCCATGTATTCCGGCTGCGTGCTCGATCAGATCAACTGGCAGATGCAGCGATCTGGCTTGCTGACCGCGACGGCGCGGCTGGTGGCGCAGGGCGAGACGGTGGGTACGACGACGAATGCAGGCACGCCTGCCGCTCTCGAATTGCAGCGCTTCGGCCATTTCAACGGCGCGATCACCCGCAATGGCACCGCTCTCGGCAATGTCGTTTCAGCCGACATCACCTACGCCAACAATCTCGACCGGATCGAAACCATCCGCTCGGACGGCCGCATCGACGGCGCGGACCCGTCCATTGCGGCTCTGACCGGCTCCATAGAGGTGCGCTTCGCCGATCAGACGCTGGTGACACAGGCGATCAACGGCGATCCCTGCGAGCTCGAGTTTGCGTATGTGCTGCCCTCTGGCGAGAGCTTCACCTTCACCGTGCATGCCGTCTACCTGCCGCGCCCGCGCATTGAGATTTCCGGGCCGCAGGGCGTGCAGGCCACCTTCGACTGGCAGGCTGCGCGCGACAGCACGATCGGCCGGATGTGCACCGCCACTCTGATCAACGACATTGAGGTATATTGA
- a CDS encoding head maturation protease, ClpP-related yields the protein MTSWYAIRARGTGAEVAIYDEIGAYGVSAKGFLAELGALPDGTPVDLRLNSPGGSVFDAVAIYNALKRHAGTVTVWIDGIAASAASYVAMAGDEIVMPENAFLMIHDPSGLAMGTAGDMRAMAEALDKIAGSLVRGYAAKSGKSNDEIKALMAAETWFDAGDAVAAGFADRQADPVRMAARFDIGRFRNAPPDLVEAVDGTDQEGVPTQTEGIPIEGDPETGTDARREPDRIQDDDVELADSTGETGSDDALVEPGGQVEADDMLRASAPDGAPPDPAAIRAEAITHARAIVDLCRLAGQLQMAGRFLKQDASLDDVRMALLAAKAEAEPEIVAHHPQPGRTTTARPWGEIVARTFKLKG from the coding sequence ATGACAAGCTGGTATGCGATCCGCGCCCGGGGAACGGGTGCGGAAGTGGCGATCTATGACGAGATCGGTGCCTATGGGGTCTCGGCGAAGGGGTTCCTTGCCGAACTCGGTGCACTGCCCGACGGGACGCCGGTCGATCTGCGGCTGAACAGCCCTGGTGGGTCAGTCTTCGATGCGGTGGCGATTTACAATGCGCTGAAGCGGCACGCGGGCACGGTCACGGTCTGGATCGACGGTATTGCCGCCTCGGCCGCGTCCTATGTCGCGATGGCGGGTGACGAGATCGTCATGCCGGAAAACGCGTTCCTGATGATCCACGACCCGTCGGGGTTGGCAATGGGCACGGCGGGCGACATGCGCGCCATGGCCGAGGCGCTGGACAAGATCGCGGGCAGCCTCGTTCGGGGATATGCCGCCAAATCCGGCAAGTCCAACGACGAGATTAAAGCGCTGATGGCGGCTGAGACCTGGTTCGACGCGGGTGATGCGGTGGCGGCGGGCTTCGCGGACCGGCAGGCGGACCCTGTGAGGATGGCCGCGCGCTTCGACATCGGCCGGTTCCGCAACGCGCCGCCCGACCTCGTCGAGGCCGTGGATGGCACAGACCAGGAGGGTGTTCCGACCCAGACGGAAGGCATTCCGATCGAAGGAGACCCAGAGACGGGCACGGACGCTCGCCGAGAGCCCGACCGCATCCAGGACGACGATGTCGAACTTGCCGACAGCACCGGCGAGACGGGCAGCGACGATGCGCTCGTCGAGCCCGGGGGGCAAGTTGAGGCCGACGATATGCTCCGCGCTTCGGCTCCGGATGGCGCACCGCCCGATCCCGCCGCAATCCGCGCCGAGGCGATCACCCATGCCCGCGCTATCGTCGATCTTTGCCGCCTTGCAGGCCAGCTGCAGATGGCCGGGCGCTTCCTCAAACAGGACGCCAGCCTTGACGACGTCCGCATGGCCCTTCTGGCGGCAAAAGCCGAGGCCGAACCCGAGATCGTCGCCCATCACCCGCAACCCGGCCGGACCACGACGGCCCGCCCATGGGGCGAGATCGTCGCCCGCACCTTCAAGCTGAAAGGATAA
- a CDS encoding phage terminase large subunit family protein has translation MSVPSSTILPRSNPISGDADDVLDFDGAAEILRAWGAGLTPDPDLTVSEWADRHRMLSGRASAEPGRYRTARTPYMAEIMDRLSPGDPTQRIVFMKAAQVGATEAGNNWIGFAIHQAPGPMLAVQPTVELAKRNSRQRIDPLIDESPELRERVKPARSRDAGNTMLSKEFAGGILIMTGANSAVGLRSTPARYIFLDEVDAYPASADDEGDPVTLAEARSLTFAHRRKVFLVSTPTIRGLSRIEREFEASDQRRYFVPCPHCGQEQWLKFERLRWQKGRPETAEYHCEGCETPIAEHNKTAMLEAGEWRATATAADPGTVGYHLSALYSPIGWLSWERIVRAWDAAQGSDEAIKAFRNTILGETWVETGEAPDWQRLADQRETWGGGTVPERGLFLTAGADVQKDRIEVDVWAWGRGLESWLIDHLVIEGGPGDPACWQQLANLLGQTWVHASGQNMTLARLAIDTGYETSAVYAWSRQVGFAQVAPVKGVEGFNRSSPVTGPTYVDATIAGKRLRRGARLWTVATSTFKTETYRYLRQDRPTREEIEAGHLCPPGTIHLPNWADGEWLKQFTAEQLVTVRTKRGFARLEWQKLRERNEALDCRVYARAAAWILGADRWSEARWADLEAQVGITAEDGAGNTTPASRRAGPQRRTVRSSYMR, from the coding sequence ATGTCCGTGCCCAGCTCGACGATCTTGCCGAGATCAAACCCGATCTCCGGTGATGCCGACGATGTACTGGATTTCGACGGCGCGGCAGAGATACTGCGTGCATGGGGCGCGGGCCTCACGCCCGATCCGGACCTGACCGTTTCCGAATGGGCGGATCGGCACCGAATGCTTTCGGGGCGCGCTTCGGCCGAACCGGGAAGGTATCGCACGGCGCGCACGCCCTACATGGCCGAGATCATGGACCGGCTGTCGCCTGGCGACCCGACCCAGCGGATCGTCTTTATGAAGGCGGCGCAGGTCGGCGCGACCGAGGCCGGGAACAACTGGATCGGCTTTGCGATCCACCAGGCGCCGGGCCCAATGCTGGCGGTCCAGCCGACGGTGGAATTAGCGAAACGAAACTCGCGCCAGCGGATCGACCCGTTGATTGATGAAAGCCCGGAACTGCGCGAGCGGGTCAAACCGGCCCGATCGCGCGACGCGGGCAACACCATGCTGTCCAAGGAGTTTGCGGGCGGCATCCTGATCATGACCGGAGCGAACTCGGCCGTGGGTCTGCGCTCGACACCCGCGCGCTACATCTTCCTCGACGAGGTCGATGCCTATCCGGCCTCCGCTGACGATGAAGGCGACCCAGTCACGCTGGCCGAAGCACGATCATTGACCTTCGCCCATCGGCGCAAGGTGTTCCTGGTCTCGACGCCGACAATTCGGGGCCTGAGCCGGATCGAGCGGGAGTTTGAGGCCAGCGACCAACGCCGGTATTTCGTGCCATGTCCCCATTGCGGTCAAGAACAGTGGCTGAAGTTCGAACGCCTGCGCTGGCAAAAGGGGCGGCCGGAGACTGCTGAATATCACTGCGAGGGCTGCGAGACGCCTATTGCCGAACACAACAAGACGGCGATGCTGGAGGCAGGCGAATGGCGCGCGACTGCGACGGCCGCCGATCCTGGCACTGTCGGCTATCATCTCTCGGCGCTCTATTCGCCGATCGGCTGGCTGAGTTGGGAGCGGATCGTGCGCGCATGGGACGCGGCGCAAGGGTCGGACGAGGCGATCAAGGCATTCCGCAATACGATCCTCGGCGAGACATGGGTCGAAACCGGCGAGGCGCCGGACTGGCAGCGCTTGGCGGACCAGCGCGAGACCTGGGGCGGAGGGACTGTTCCAGAGCGCGGCTTGTTCCTGACAGCCGGGGCCGACGTTCAGAAAGATCGCATCGAAGTCGATGTCTGGGCCTGGGGCCGCGGGCTGGAGAGTTGGCTGATCGATCACCTGGTCATTGAAGGCGGGCCCGGCGATCCGGCGTGCTGGCAGCAACTGGCCAACTTGCTCGGCCAGACATGGGTGCATGCTTCCGGTCAGAATATGACGTTGGCACGGCTGGCGATCGATACCGGCTACGAAACCAGTGCTGTCTATGCCTGGTCACGACAGGTCGGCTTCGCGCAGGTGGCACCGGTCAAAGGCGTTGAAGGCTTCAACCGCTCGAGCCCGGTCACTGGCCCGACGTATGTGGACGCGACCATCGCAGGCAAACGGCTGCGGCGCGGTGCGCGGCTTTGGACGGTCGCCACGTCGACCTTCAAGACCGAGACCTATCGCTATTTGCGCCAGGACCGGCCGACGCGGGAGGAAATCGAGGCTGGGCACCTTTGCCCGCCCGGAACGATCCATCTGCCAAACTGGGCTGACGGCGAGTGGCTGAAGCAATTCACGGCCGAACAACTGGTCACGGTGCGCACCAAACGCGGCTTTGCCCGGCTCGAATGGCAGAAGTTGCGCGAACGCAATGAAGCGCTTGACTGTCGGGTCTATGCCCGCGCCGCCGCGTGGATCCTTGGGGCCGATCGCTGGTCTGAGGCGCGTTGGGCCGATCTGGAAGCACAGGTCGGGATCACAGCGGAGGACGGGGCGGGAAACACGACACCCGCTTCTCGGCGCGCGGGGCCACAGCGGCGAACCGTGCGCTCAAGTTATATGAGGTGA
- a CDS encoding DUF6441 family protein produces the protein MKLKLDIDPDIVAMMAAEVAAGERAVTAAMREAGTGLKTAWRTQITGAGLGRRLANTIRNQNFPRSGESLDAAALVWSKAPVIVGAHDTGPLIRSKDGFWLAIPLPAAGKSTRGGRITPAEWERRRGLRLRFVYRRIGPSLLVAEGRLNTKGQAVVSRAKTGRGKVTAPIFLLVPQVKLPKRLNLARDAERAVDGAPGLIVANWVAGRL, from the coding sequence GTGAAGCTGAAGCTCGACATCGATCCGGACATCGTCGCGATGATGGCAGCGGAAGTGGCTGCGGGCGAACGCGCGGTGACCGCAGCCATGCGCGAGGCCGGGACCGGGCTCAAAACTGCCTGGCGCACGCAGATCACCGGTGCGGGGCTCGGACGGCGGCTTGCCAACACGATCCGCAACCAGAACTTCCCGCGGTCGGGCGAGAGCCTGGATGCAGCAGCGCTGGTCTGGTCCAAGGCCCCGGTCATTGTGGGCGCCCACGATACCGGCCCACTGATCCGCTCAAAGGACGGCTTTTGGCTGGCAATCCCGCTGCCCGCTGCTGGAAAATCAACACGTGGTGGTCGGATCACCCCGGCCGAATGGGAACGACGGCGCGGTCTGCGGCTGCGCTTTGTCTATCGCCGCATAGGCCCGAGCCTGCTGGTGGCAGAGGGGCGACTGAATACCAAGGGTCAGGCGGTCGTGTCTCGCGCGAAGACCGGGCGCGGCAAGGTTACCGCGCCGATCTTCCTTCTGGTGCCGCAGGTGAAATTGCCGAAGCGGTTGAACTTGGCACGCGATGCGGAGCGTGCAGTGGACGGTGCGCCGGGGCTGATCGTAGCGAACTGGGTGGCGGGACGGTTATGA
- a CDS encoding phage portal protein — MGLFDRFRRRVPGGAAIVSARLEGAMAKRRLRGWQPPLENINSLVASGGPRLLARSRELVVTNGYAANACEAFASNMIGDGIKPSSLIADATLRDSVQQLWLAWTDEADADGLTDFYGLQAMVAREMFVAGECFVRLRPRRSEDGLLVPLQLQLLQSEMLPFEKTETSGNGNRIRCGIEFDGIGRRVAYHFRRRHPGDSTDQGAVIPETVRVPADDVLHIYRPIDAGQIRGLPHVAPAMVRLFLLDQYDDAELDRKKTAAMFAGFITKTAPEDPMMGEAEADLDGTAIASLEPGTMQVLLPGEDVKFSSPADVGGGYEAFQYRTLLSVSASLGLPYHLVTGDVRQANYSSLRAELVEFRRRIGQLQHGVMAHQLCRPIWRRWLETAVLSGALDIGNPAVARPVQWIPPRWDWVDPLKDIQAQVLAMEAGITSRRKVVEATGYDVEEVDRENAADAKRVADLGLSYRASPGETQGARATPAARPDPGDGTGEDTGDGSASTDPATEQE, encoded by the coding sequence ATGGGCCTGTTCGATCGCTTTCGCCGCCGGGTCCCCGGCGGTGCCGCCATTGTGTCCGCTCGCCTGGAAGGCGCGATGGCCAAGCGGCGCTTGCGGGGTTGGCAACCGCCGCTTGAAAACATCAATTCGCTGGTAGCCTCGGGTGGGCCTCGTCTCTTGGCGCGGTCGCGGGAACTGGTCGTCACCAACGGCTATGCCGCCAATGCCTGCGAGGCGTTTGCTTCGAACATGATCGGCGACGGGATCAAGCCCTCGTCGCTGATCGCAGATGCGACGTTGCGTGACAGCGTTCAGCAGCTCTGGCTCGCATGGACCGACGAGGCGGATGCCGACGGGTTGACCGATTTCTACGGCCTGCAGGCCATGGTGGCGCGGGAAATGTTTGTTGCGGGCGAATGCTTCGTGCGTCTGCGGCCCCGCCGGTCAGAGGATGGTCTGCTGGTGCCGCTGCAACTGCAGCTCCTGCAGTCGGAAATGCTGCCCTTCGAGAAGACGGAAACGTCGGGAAACGGCAATCGCATCCGTTGCGGGATTGAATTTGACGGCATCGGACGGCGCGTGGCCTATCACTTCCGGCGTCGCCATCCGGGAGACAGCACCGACCAAGGGGCTGTGATCCCCGAGACGGTGCGCGTGCCAGCCGACGACGTTCTGCACATCTACCGCCCAATTGATGCAGGCCAGATACGGGGCTTGCCTCATGTGGCTCCAGCCATGGTGCGGCTGTTTCTGCTGGACCAGTACGACGACGCCGAACTGGACCGGAAGAAGACGGCGGCGATGTTCGCTGGGTTCATCACCAAGACCGCGCCTGAAGACCCGATGATGGGTGAGGCCGAGGCCGATCTCGATGGCACCGCCATTGCGAGCCTCGAACCTGGCACGATGCAAGTGCTGCTGCCGGGCGAGGATGTGAAGTTCTCGAGCCCTGCGGACGTTGGTGGCGGCTATGAGGCGTTTCAATATCGGACGCTCTTGTCGGTCTCGGCCTCGCTGGGGCTTCCCTATCATCTGGTCACCGGCGATGTGCGGCAGGCGAACTATTCAAGCTTGCGGGCCGAGCTGGTCGAGTTCCGGCGACGCATCGGCCAGCTTCAGCATGGGGTGATGGCGCACCAGCTGTGTCGGCCGATCTGGCGGCGCTGGCTTGAGACGGCTGTGTTGTCGGGGGCGCTGGATATCGGCAATCCCGCCGTCGCGCGGCCGGTGCAATGGATCCCGCCACGCTGGGATTGGGTCGACCCGCTGAAGGACATCCAGGCGCAAGTGCTGGCCATGGAAGCGGGCATCACCTCGCGCCGGAAGGTGGTCGAGGCCACCGGCTATGACGTCGAGGAAGTGGACCGCGAAAATGCGGCAGATGCCAAACGCGTTGCCGATCTGGGGCTGAGCTACCGCGCGAGCCCCGGCGAAACACAGGGCGCGCGAGCAACGCCCGCCGCGCGGCCTGATCCTGGAGATGGCACAGGCGAAGACACAGGCGACGGATCCGCCTCCACCGATCCCGCCACCGAACAGGAGTGA
- a CDS encoding DUF3489 domain-containing protein has product MTQIQLSDPQAIILSTACARDDGAVFPVTASLKGGAVGNVCKSLLKKGLIEEIAAKDLNTVWRHDEKGGPITLRSTSLAYSVLGITNEPNESAPTDRASEPVQRRNGTKQAKLIEMLRAEGGATIEEIMVATGWQSHTVRGAMSGALKKKLGLEVDLPRKSSGLSAHVRQPVSRKPRDFSRQGMNAVFAGCRTH; this is encoded by the coding sequence ATGACCCAGATCCAGCTATCCGACCCACAAGCCATCATCCTGTCCACCGCCTGCGCGCGGGATGACGGGGCAGTGTTCCCCGTCACCGCCAGCCTCAAGGGCGGCGCCGTTGGCAATGTCTGCAAGAGCCTCCTGAAGAAGGGGCTCATCGAGGAGATTGCAGCCAAGGACCTGAACACGGTCTGGCGGCACGACGAAAAGGGCGGGCCGATAACCCTGCGTTCCACGTCGCTAGCTTACAGCGTCCTCGGGATCACCAACGAACCGAACGAAAGTGCCCCCACCGATAGAGCAAGCGAACCCGTCCAGCGTCGAAATGGGACCAAACAGGCAAAGCTGATCGAGATGCTCCGCGCTGAAGGCGGCGCGACCATCGAGGAAATCATGGTCGCAACTGGATGGCAGTCACATACGGTTCGTGGTGCCATGTCCGGCGCGCTGAAGAAGAAGCTCGGTCTTGAGGTGGACTTGCCACGCAAAAGTTCCGGTCTCTCAGCTCATGTTAGGCAGCCCGTCTCTCGAAAGCCAAGGGACTTTTCCCGCCAAGGGATGAATGCCGTCTTCGCGGGTTGTAGAACCCATTGA
- a CDS encoding phage tail tape measure C-terminal domain-containing protein has protein sequence MAEKRVSVRLAAVGGRQVRAELEGVGEAGARGFGRLSREMEAANTRLAAFSRRVGVAAAAAVAAAAAAGVAMVRSGLQTVDAQAKLAQSLGTTVASIQTLERAGELAGVSMSGIEQATKDLTRRLSQAAAGTGPAADALERLGLSAADLISLPLDQRVGAINASIESFVPAAERAAVAGQLFGEEGSIAMSRIDTATLRQATEDVLAFGVVVSEQDADQIERTNDAISRLGLIWRGLSNQLAVAAAPALEAVANAMAAVASRTGPLGIAIRGLFDNIGRLTTYAATFVAFLAGRWVAGMAVAALSVRGLATALVLLRGALIRTGIGALIVGAGELVYQFTRLVSGAGGFGEAMSLLKDLAVEVWDRIKMGSAAAGAAATAMFFDLKADAASGMQSAIESVVAFGNTSANTFEGAYEAIKAIWGMLPAAIGDLAFQAANSLIDGVEAMLNGVVSRINTFIGGINQGLEALGSERRISIIPDLELGQIENRFEGAATAATTAAQSAFGRAFETNPLTAPDLGLSQAASSALATANTYRGAARDLAEGARAPLASWQALRDAVRGSDEGGADALTEATNAADRFETALGDAGRAAAGAGAAVGAAAAAAEPDTDVAVSGWQAVTAALSDYASKAREIGGDIGQSLVSAFQSAENAVATFVKTGKLDFRDLVTSLLADLAKLAARRFILGPIANALSGALGGAGGIFANILHAGGMVGASAPGRMVPAMAFAAAPRMHSGGVAGLRHDEVPAILQRGERVLSRREAQGYSAGGGVNVTIMARDAESFRQSRTQVAADIARAVSLGRRGM, from the coding sequence ATGGCTGAAAAGCGCGTTTCTGTCCGACTTGCCGCAGTCGGCGGCCGACAGGTGCGCGCCGAGCTGGAAGGTGTCGGTGAAGCCGGGGCGCGCGGGTTCGGGCGGCTCAGCCGGGAGATGGAGGCGGCCAACACCCGGCTTGCGGCGTTTTCCCGCCGTGTCGGAGTGGCTGCCGCTGCCGCCGTGGCCGCCGCCGCCGCCGCTGGCGTGGCCATGGTCCGCTCGGGGCTTCAAACCGTCGACGCGCAGGCCAAGCTCGCGCAGTCGCTTGGCACGACGGTCGCCTCGATCCAGACCCTCGAACGTGCGGGTGAGCTGGCCGGTGTTTCCATGTCGGGCATCGAGCAGGCGACGAAGGATCTGACTCGCCGCCTCAGCCAGGCCGCCGCCGGGACCGGACCCGCTGCCGATGCGCTGGAGCGGCTGGGGCTATCGGCTGCCGACCTGATTTCCCTGCCTCTGGATCAGCGAGTGGGGGCGATCAACGCCTCCATCGAAAGCTTCGTGCCCGCCGCCGAACGCGCCGCCGTCGCGGGCCAGCTTTTCGGTGAGGAAGGCTCCATCGCCATGTCGCGTATCGACACCGCGACGCTGCGCCAGGCGACGGAGGACGTCCTCGCTTTCGGCGTTGTCGTCTCGGAGCAGGACGCCGACCAGATCGAGCGGACGAACGATGCAATCTCGCGGCTTGGCCTGATCTGGCGTGGCCTGTCGAACCAACTGGCCGTCGCTGCGGCCCCTGCGCTGGAAGCGGTCGCCAACGCGATGGCGGCCGTAGCAAGCCGCACCGGGCCGCTCGGTATCGCGATCCGGGGCCTCTTCGACAATATCGGCCGTCTGACCACCTATGCCGCCACTTTTGTGGCTTTTCTTGCAGGGCGTTGGGTCGCCGGGATGGCGGTTGCAGCGCTGTCGGTCCGTGGGCTCGCCACGGCGCTGGTCCTGTTGCGCGGCGCGCTGATCCGCACCGGCATCGGGGCGTTGATCGTTGGCGCGGGCGAACTTGTCTACCAGTTCACCCGGCTTGTGTCGGGTGCGGGCGGCTTCGGCGAAGCAATGTCGCTCCTGAAGGACCTCGCCGTCGAGGTCTGGGACCGCATCAAGATGGGGTCAGCAGCGGCGGGCGCTGCGGCCACGGCGATGTTCTTCGATCTGAAGGCCGATGCCGCCTCCGGAATGCAGAGCGCCATCGAGAGTGTCGTGGCTTTTGGCAACACATCCGCGAACACGTTTGAGGGGGCCTATGAGGCGATCAAGGCGATCTGGGGCATGCTGCCAGCCGCCATCGGTGATCTGGCGTTTCAGGCGGCGAACAGCCTGATCGACGGCGTCGAGGCGATGCTGAACGGCGTCGTCTCGCGGATCAACACGTTCATCGGCGGGATCAACCAGGGGCTAGAGGCGCTCGGCTCCGAACGGCGCATCTCGATCATCCCTGATCTTGAGCTGGGTCAGATCGAGAACCGCTTTGAGGGTGCTGCGACAGCCGCGACCACCGCCGCACAATCCGCGTTTGGCCGTGCTTTCGAGACCAACCCGCTCACGGCACCCGATCTTGGGCTCAGTCAAGCGGCCAGTTCTGCACTTGCCACCGCAAATACCTATCGTGGTGCCGCGCGCGATCTGGCCGAGGGCGCGCGCGCGCCGCTCGCCAGTTGGCAGGCGTTGCGCGATGCGGTGCGGGGCAGCGATGAAGGTGGCGCGGACGCGCTCACCGAGGCGACCAACGCAGCTGACCGCTTTGAGACAGCCCTTGGTGATGCCGGACGCGCCGCTGCCGGTGCGGGCGCAGCGGTCGGCGCTGCAGCGGCCGCTGCCGAACCCGACACCGACGTTGCAGTTTCCGGCTGGCAGGCGGTCACCGCAGCGCTCAGCGACTATGCCAGCAAGGCGCGCGAAATTGGCGGGGACATCGGTCAGAGCCTCGTCAGCGCGTTCCAGTCGGCTGAGAACGCCGTGGCTACGTTCGTGAAGACCGGCAAGCTGGATTTCCGCGATCTGGTCACCTCGCTGCTGGCCGATCTTGCCAAACTGGCAGCGCGACGGTTCATCCTGGGGCCGATCGCCAACGCGCTCTCTGGCGCGCTTGGGGGAGCGGGCGGGATTTTCGCGAACATCTTGCATGCAGGCGGCATGGTTGGTGCCTCCGCGCCAGGCCGGATGGTCCCGGCGATGGCGTTCGCGGCCGCCCCTCGCATGCATTCCGGCGGCGTTGCCGGTCTGCGCCACGATGAAGTCCCGGCCATCTTGCAACGCGGCGAGCGCGTGCTGTCGCGGCGGGAGGCGCAGGGTTACTCCGCAGGCGGCGGCGTCAATGTCACCATCATGGCGCGTGACGCCGAGAGCTTCCGGCAATCCCGCACGCAGGTCGCGGCCGACATCGCTCGCGCGGTGTCGCTCGGGCGAAGGGGCATGTGA
- a CDS encoding head decoration protein produces MTTLTETTHPGGFLVWEAFRDYTRETVTFATGTAFATLDPGTVLGKITASGKYAAHDPAAVDGTETAVAVLWGKADAAGGDVPAVALVRGPAVVNRHDLVFAGTPSEGEITVAHAALLAVGILVR; encoded by the coding sequence GTGACCACGCTCACCGAGACTACGCATCCCGGAGGATTCCTCGTCTGGGAAGCCTTCCGCGACTACACCCGCGAAACCGTCACCTTCGCCACAGGAACAGCGTTTGCCACGCTCGATCCGGGCACCGTGCTGGGCAAGATCACCGCGTCTGGCAAATACGCTGCCCATGATCCCGCCGCCGTTGACGGTACCGAAACCGCCGTGGCGGTGCTCTGGGGTAAGGCCGACGCTGCGGGCGGCGACGTGCCAGCCGTCGCGCTGGTCCGTGGCCCCGCCGTCGTCAATCGCCACGATCTCGTTTTTGCGGGCACCCCCAGCGAGGGCGAGATCACCGTCGCCCATGCCGCGCTGCTGGCGGTCGGCATCCTCGTCCGCTGA